One genomic segment of uncultured Fibrobacter sp. includes these proteins:
- a CDS encoding SGNH/GDSL hydrolase family protein: protein MGCFTLKMANTTATFLLCGMCASYGITPNKLVSGGLLAHTGATTTDYLTDGYLTNWKSSSAKEIALNVGEGPKKLLINWESFGDCAWATDFTSGCGHSGVALSNFRILTSANSTDGTDGDWEVAATIQNNPVMARGVTIDFAGKSWFKIASEGDVGKLLEIEAFDMSAGGTDTWFFMGTSISQMGIKQQDTDSTTAQLIHAKFPEYTPAMLRGGIGCINSTEVVEHLSEYLEYAGNVKFWAIEMGTNDAWDGGDWNLNTYVSNMQTIIDSAKAHGITPVIARIIATDSAKAGWQINPAFLEAVDKLVEDNDLPQGPDFYSYFKEHPELLASDGVHPNAETKGGQAMHHLWAEALAPLYAAGDTATKTPDSSTTLKMSGTFMVPRIYAQGKNIFVEGNLLNVTSVTLVSATGQLISQKALSKNYGQVQFENIPTGQYIVIIRGKNAVQTSTVRAK from the coding sequence ATGGGTTGTTTTACTTTAAAAATGGCGAACACAACCGCAACTTTTTTGTTATGCGGAATGTGCGCCTCTTACGGGATTACCCCGAACAAGTTGGTTTCTGGCGGTTTGCTGGCTCATACAGGAGCCACAACGACAGATTATCTGACGGACGGTTACTTGACCAACTGGAAGAGTAGCAGCGCCAAGGAAATCGCGTTGAACGTGGGCGAAGGCCCCAAAAAGCTCTTGATCAACTGGGAATCGTTCGGCGATTGTGCCTGGGCGACCGATTTCACGAGCGGTTGCGGCCACTCGGGCGTCGCACTCTCGAATTTCAGGATTTTGACTTCGGCGAATTCCACCGACGGTACCGACGGAGACTGGGAAGTGGCCGCCACCATCCAGAACAACCCCGTGATGGCACGTGGCGTAACCATCGACTTTGCGGGCAAATCCTGGTTCAAGATCGCAAGCGAAGGCGATGTGGGCAAGCTTCTTGAAATCGAGGCATTCGACATGAGCGCAGGCGGAACCGACACCTGGTTCTTTATGGGCACAAGCATCAGTCAGATGGGAATCAAGCAACAGGATACCGATTCCACCACGGCGCAGCTCATTCATGCAAAGTTTCCGGAATACACGCCCGCCATGTTGCGCGGTGGCATTGGCTGCATCAACAGCACCGAAGTCGTGGAACACCTAAGCGAATACCTGGAATACGCTGGCAACGTCAAATTCTGGGCAATCGAAATGGGTACCAACGATGCCTGGGACGGTGGCGATTGGAACCTGAACACCTACGTGAGCAACATGCAGACGATTATCGACTCTGCAAAGGCTCACGGAATCACGCCCGTGATTGCACGGATTATCGCGACCGATTCCGCAAAGGCGGGCTGGCAAATCAATCCGGCATTTTTGGAGGCTGTCGACAAACTCGTCGAAGATAACGACCTGCCGCAGGGTCCTGATTTCTACAGTTACTTTAAGGAACATCCCGAATTGTTGGCGAGCGACGGTGTACACCCGAATGCCGAAACCAAGGGCGGTCAAGCCATGCACCACTTGTGGGCAGAAGCGCTCGCCCCCTTGTATGCCGCAGGCGACACCGCCACCAAAACGCCAGACTCCTCCACGACTTTAAAGATGTCAGGCACGTTTATGGTCCCCCGAATTTACGCGCAAGGCAAGAATATCTTCGTTGAGGGCAACTTACTAAATGTAACCTCCGTAACCCTTGTTTCTGCAACGGGGCAACTCATTTCCCAAAAGGCCCTTTCTAAGAATTACGGACAAGTACAATTTGAAAACATCCCGACGGGGCAGTACATAGTCATTATCCGTGGCAAAAATGCGGTGCAGACAAGTACCGTACGGGCAAAGTAA
- a CDS encoding histidine phosphatase family protein has translation MRTSNFIFATTCVAALTACNDNVSNPDIESSSSDKSSNHSWIPVSSSEQDSPEWSSSATPSLAMSSSAIPASSSSEYLLLALSSSAELQVGSSSSIEESSSSAIMDTSPEIVLDKDGFATVADVYKSLAPDEKAVFIIRHSEREDDVALETELTANGIQMAQDLGATLKSEEEFSYVTSGFVRTNETANQISKGRGEASLPKLITNYDITGNWFLKISADSLAKYATSLGLKGNSIELMAHWAYEGEFSEAFYELEPRAQEFMQAVILKNLSKWKRITIMVSHDIFVMPLAVFGSQKKVALKYHEDYHWINYIAGLAVIADAQNNLRYIPVKGAESGVIDYLALYMAEHKIYTK, from the coding sequence ATGCGCACGTCCAATTTCATCTTTGCCACAACATGCGTTGCAGCACTCACGGCATGCAACGACAACGTATCTAACCCCGATATTGAATCAAGCTCGTCCGACAAATCCTCTAATCACTCCTGGATACCCGTGTCGTCGTCCGAGCAAGATTCCCCGGAATGGTCGTCTTCGGCAACGCCTTCTCTGGCAATGTCATCCTCGGCCATTCCGGCATCCTCTTCTAGCGAGTATCTTCTGCTCGCCCTATCATCCTCAGCAGAACTGCAAGTCGGCAGTTCCTCCTCGATTGAGGAATCTTCTTCGTCCGCAATCATGGATACCTCTCCGGAAATCGTTTTGGACAAAGACGGATTCGCCACGGTCGCCGATGTCTACAAGAGTCTCGCGCCCGACGAAAAGGCTGTTTTTATCATCCGCCATTCCGAACGTGAAGATGACGTGGCTTTGGAAACCGAACTCACCGCAAACGGAATCCAGATGGCACAGGATCTAGGGGCAACCCTCAAGAGCGAAGAAGAATTCTCGTACGTCACTTCGGGATTCGTGCGCACGAACGAAACCGCAAACCAAATCTCGAAAGGACGCGGAGAAGCCTCACTCCCGAAACTTATCACGAATTACGACATCACCGGCAACTGGTTCTTGAAAATTTCGGCCGACTCTCTCGCAAAATACGCGACGTCACTCGGTCTAAAAGGCAATTCCATCGAACTGATGGCTCACTGGGCATACGAAGGCGAATTCTCCGAAGCATTCTACGAGCTAGAGCCCCGCGCACAAGAATTCATGCAAGCGGTCATCCTGAAAAATTTATCCAAGTGGAAACGCATCACCATCATGGTATCGCACGACATCTTTGTGATGCCACTCGCCGTTTTCGGTTCACAGAAAAAGGTCGCTCTCAAGTATCACGAAGATTATCACTGGATTAACTACATCGCCGGGCTAGCCGTCATTGCCGATGCGCAGAACAACTTGCGCTACATCCCCGTAAAAGGCGCAGAATCCGGCGTCATAGACTATTTGGCCCTCTATATGGCCGAACATAAGATTTACACCAAATAG
- a CDS encoding SUMF1/EgtB/PvdO family nonheme iron enzyme, producing MHKFSSGVIAVTFIAGMFGGCSESPGSGLTPPTEGDSSATNFPDSSNADSLQEISSETAFSAGDTHSSSGLTATSSSDVFFVSSSSSGELVASPSSSSGTGFSYIAPANFSDTVNGVLFDMIHVPGGSYTRGCDNCAEQDKIYETPAHKVTVSDYFAAKTEVTVSQWNAVMGGKKNAWESGNAPKIGVSWFDANNFACKLGQLTGRQYRLLTDAEWEFAARGGKDGIADSFKFSGGNAIDDVAWYSENSGGKAHDVASKKPNKLGLYDMSGNSWEWVYDWLVGYTAGDKVNPVQLTGSGNKTRRGGSYGEPAEFARVSRRAIRSRDGAADMGFRLGASTELPPGMISACEAANPSDAVCAGDKNRDCRLITAADEAWISDDYTVIIGEDGIAAVSGFPNVSGQWYTLNNRSFNVVTKTGTKTYAYYVFSQDELTMISDDGIPYRLYRRALSEAKNKVNTPTVSNPKTLEQLIAAVEPERLVTDEQLAHPDTSIRDPRIAAASGYTWFFDGRCCGGNHKYRFHLDKSGDAEFVVMDYDDTHHENILAKGRWFTVGNIGLHIVLNGKYFNYLYTVGERTMSYSEYMPAGPIFCHISFQSYERGDFRIFNKTLYDDKIKRPRGFNGENPVYEAGDYQWGS from the coding sequence ATGCACAAGTTTTCCTCGGGTGTTATAGCGGTTACTTTTATCGCCGGGATGTTTGGAGGTTGCTCGGAATCGCCCGGAAGTGGGTTAACTCCCCCCACCGAGGGCGATTCCTCAGCAACGAATTTTCCGGATTCATCAAACGCTGATTCTCTTCAGGAAATCAGCTCCGAAACCGCTTTCAGCGCAGGCGATACCCATTCTTCGAGCGGACTCACTGCAACAAGTTCATCGGACGTCTTTTTTGTTAGCTCCTCCTCGTCTGGTGAACTTGTAGCCTCTCCAAGTTCTTCAAGCGGAACCGGATTTTCATATATTGCACCTGCAAATTTTTCCGACACTGTAAACGGCGTCTTATTTGACATGATTCATGTTCCGGGAGGTTCGTACACACGCGGGTGTGACAACTGCGCCGAACAAGACAAAATTTACGAGACACCCGCGCACAAGGTAACCGTCAGCGACTACTTTGCCGCCAAAACCGAAGTCACGGTCAGCCAATGGAACGCCGTCATGGGCGGCAAGAAAAACGCTTGGGAATCAGGGAACGCCCCCAAAATAGGTGTAAGCTGGTTTGATGCGAATAATTTTGCTTGTAAATTAGGGCAATTGACAGGCAGGCAATACCGCCTGCTTACCGATGCCGAATGGGAATTTGCTGCTCGCGGAGGTAAGGATGGGATTGCCGACAGCTTCAAATTCTCAGGAGGCAACGCCATTGACGATGTCGCCTGGTATTCCGAAAACAGCGGTGGCAAGGCACACGACGTCGCCAGCAAGAAGCCGAACAAGCTCGGGCTTTACGACATGAGCGGCAATTCCTGGGAATGGGTGTACGACTGGCTCGTGGGTTATACTGCAGGCGATAAAGTCAACCCGGTTCAGCTCACGGGTTCTGGCAACAAGACGCGACGTGGCGGCAGTTACGGCGAACCCGCCGAATTCGCTCGGGTGAGCCGCCGGGCCATCCGTAGCCGCGATGGCGCCGCCGACATGGGATTTAGGCTAGGAGCCTCTACCGAACTTCCGCCGGGAATGATCAGCGCCTGCGAAGCGGCGAACCCGAGCGACGCGGTTTGTGCCGGAGACAAAAACCGCGACTGCCGCCTCATTACCGCAGCCGACGAAGCCTGGATCAGCGACGACTATACCGTTATCATCGGCGAAGACGGAATTGCTGCCGTTTCCGGATTTCCCAATGTTTCGGGGCAATGGTACACGCTCAACAACCGCAGTTTCAACGTGGTCACCAAAACCGGAACCAAAACGTACGCCTACTACGTGTTCAGCCAAGATGAACTCACCATGATTAGTGACGACGGCATTCCTTACCGACTGTACCGTCGCGCCCTGAGCGAAGCGAAGAATAAGGTAAACACCCCGACAGTAAGCAACCCGAAAACACTGGAACAACTGATTGCGGCTGTGGAACCCGAGCGCCTCGTGACAGACGAACAACTCGCCCACCCCGACACAAGCATACGAGACCCACGCATCGCCGCAGCCAGCGGATACACCTGGTTCTTTGACGGTCGTTGTTGCGGAGGCAACCACAAGTACCGTTTCCATCTCGACAAGAGCGGCGACGCCGAATTCGTGGTAATGGACTACGACGACACTCATCACGAAAATATTCTTGCAAAAGGTCGCTGGTTCACCGTAGGCAACATCGGGCTACACATCGTGCTGAACGGGAAATACTTCAATTACCTCTACACCGTTGGCGAACGAACCATGAGCTACAGCGAATACATGCCTGCAGGCCCCATTTTCTGTCACATTTCATTCCAAAGTTATGAACGAGGCGATTTCCGCATATTCAACAAGACCCTTTACGATGACAAAATCAAGCGTCCCCGCGGCTTCAACGGAGAAAATCCCGTTTACGAAGCAGGAGATTACCAGTGGGGGTCATAA